One Mus musculus strain C57BL/6J chromosome X, GRCm38.p6 C57BL/6J DNA window includes the following coding sequences:
- the Gm4984 gene encoding mitochondrial pyruvate carrier 1-like protein, producing MAAVAALMRKTLDYLKTKEFRDYITSTHFWGPVANWGLPLAAFKDMKAPPDIISGRMTTALIFYSMAFMRFAYRVQPRNYLLLACHFSNVLAQSIQAGRFLKHQYGGGAKAKATNPPAK from the coding sequence ATGGCAGCAGTAGCAGCGCTAATGCGGAAAACGCTAGATTATCTTAAGACCAAGGAGTTTCGGGATTATATAACCAGCACCCACTTCTGGGGTCCTGTGGCCAACTGGGGCCTTCCGCTGGCCGCCTTTAAGGATATGAAGGCGCCTCCCGACATCATCAGCGGCCGCATGACGACCGCCCTCATCTTCTACTCCATGGCTTTCATGCGCTTTGCCTACCGTGTCCAGCCTCGAAACTACCTGCTGCTGGCGTGCCATTTCTCCAACGTGTTGGCGCAGAGCATCCAGGCGGGCCGTTTCCTGAAGCACCAATATGGTGGTGGAGCCAAGGCCAAAGCCACCAACCCTCCGGCCAAATAG
- the 1810030O07Rik gene encoding uncharacterized protein CXorf38 homolog isoform X1 translates to MVVSELAARLNCAEYKNWVKAGHCLLLLRSCLQGFIDREVLSFHRGLLAAVPGLGPHATCRGGSRCSPRARQFQPQCQVCAEWKHEILRHHINRNGDVHWGNCKPGLWPKDPWEVAKAFMPRGLADKRGPEECDAVALLSLINSCDHFVVDRKKVTEVIKCRNEIMHSSEMKVSSTWLRDFQIKIQNFLNEFKNIPEIVAVYSRIEQLLTSDWAVHIPEEDERDGCEFEIGSYLSVSQIHEIEIELLKEKLQEMYLQAAEEEMLPEEISNQLDVVKGFLGSNTDLRNGLTEDLQKLESLHLQHQKQTSKDAGRQTPERKA, encoded by the exons ATGGTGGTGTCGGAGCTGGCAGCCCGCCTCAATTGCGCCGAGTACAAAAACTGGGTGAAAGCAGGAcactgcctgctgctgctgcgcAGCTGCCTGCAAGGTTTCATAGACCGTGAAGTGCTCTCCTTTCACCGTGGACTGCTGGCTGCAGTCCCTGGCCTTGGACCCCATGCTACCTGCCGCGGCGGTTCCCGGTGCAGCCCGCGCGCTCGCCAG tTTCAGCCTCAGTGTCAGGTATGCGCAGAGTGGAAACACGAGATCTTGAGGCATCACATCAACAGAAATGGAGACGTGCACTGGGGAAATTGCAAGCCAGGCCTCTGGCCCAAAGACCCTTGGGAGGTAGCCAAG GCCTTCATGCCCCGAGGACTGGCAGACAAACGAGGACCTGAGGAATGTGATGCAGTTGCTCTTTTAAGTCTCATCAACTCCTGTGATCACTTTGTGGTTGACCGGAAGAAGGTCACAGAG gTGATAAAGTGTCGAAATGAGATAATGCACTCTTCAGAGATGAAAGTTTCATCTACCTGGCTTCGAGATTTTCAGATCAAGATCCAAAATTTTCTGAACGAATTCAAGAATATCCCAGAGATTGTAGCAGTATATTCCAGAATAGAACAG CTGTTGACATCTGACTGGGCTGTTCACATTCCTGAGGAAGATGAACGAGATGGGTGTGAATTTGAAATAGGAAGTTACTTGAGTGTGAGCCAAATCCACgaaattgaaatagaattgcTGAAGGAAAAACTGCAAGAAATGTATCTTCAAGCAGCAGAAGAAGAGATGTTGCCAGAAGAG ATCTCAAATCAACTGGATGTGGTGAAAGGTTTTCTGGGAAGCAACACAGATCTTAGAAACGGCCTTACAGAAGACTTGCAGAAGCTAGAGAGCCTCCATCTACAGCATCAAAAACAAACTTCAAAGGATGCCGGTAGACAGACACCTGAAAGGAAGGCTTGA
- the 1810030O07Rik gene encoding uncharacterized protein CXorf38 homolog isoform X2, giving the protein MVVSELAARLNCAEYKNWVKAGHCLLLLRSCLQGFIDREVLSFHRGLLAAVPGLGPHATCRGGSRCSPRARQFQPQCQVCAEWKHEILRHHINRNGDVHWGNCKPGLWPKDPWEVAKLVFRQFDTPGLKPPGKEGIQIKKTPPQDQLGREPTAVTSFLTEP; this is encoded by the exons ATGGTGGTGTCGGAGCTGGCAGCCCGCCTCAATTGCGCCGAGTACAAAAACTGGGTGAAAGCAGGAcactgcctgctgctgctgcgcAGCTGCCTGCAAGGTTTCATAGACCGTGAAGTGCTCTCCTTTCACCGTGGACTGCTGGCTGCAGTCCCTGGCCTTGGACCCCATGCTACCTGCCGCGGCGGTTCCCGGTGCAGCCCGCGCGCTCGCCAG tTTCAGCCTCAGTGTCAGGTATGCGCAGAGTGGAAACACGAGATCTTGAGGCATCACATCAACAGAAATGGAGACGTGCACTGGGGAAATTGCAAGCCAGGCCTCTGGCCCAAAGACCCTTGGGAGGTAGCCAAG CTAGTTTTCCGTCAGTTTGACACACCTGGCTTAAAACCACCTGGGAAGGAGGGAATCCAAATAAAGAAGACGCCGCCACAAGATCAGCTTGGAAGGGAACCCACTGCTGTCACTTCATTCTTGACTGAGCCTTAA